The Lycium barbarum isolate Lr01 chromosome 10, ASM1917538v2, whole genome shotgun sequence genome includes a region encoding these proteins:
- the LOC132613005 gene encoding uncharacterized protein LOC132613005, with protein MPYANSNCNGKIWFFVQHNVDVEVLLDTEQSITVKLQFQDFNKDMVVTMVYAKCSKVERLQLWDSLYLLTSNMTSPWLVGGDFNVIMNEEEKIGGLPVLPQEYEDFAFCLNSCELHEMPFKGSPFTWWNGRATNDCIFKRLDRIVHNDTFQNWFGHLGVEHLSRTGSNHAPLLVSCGDQVEKFVKPFRFLKFWLKMKKLKTALSTWSKTTFGDIFKQLAIREEIVKIKEQLFEENPSEENRMVMQRAQAELKMYLHYEEEFWRQKARMDCFSEGDKNTRYFYSLVKGRTKRIQIRRIKDDAGNWLEDVDSVAAQAVNFFHKQFTHEEVSEDSPIFNHIQELITEEDNTLLAEQPTMEEVQKVVFELNGDSACGLMDFLAHGFFHSTRGVKQGDPLSPALFIIAAEVLSRALNSLFD; from the exons ATGCCTTATGCTAATTCCAACTGTAATGGAAAAATCTGGTTCTTTGTGCAACACAATGTTGATGTTGAGGTTCTATTGGATACTGAGCAATCTATTACTGTAAAGTTGCAGTTTCAAGATTTCAATAAAGATATGGTGGTTACAATGGTGTATGCTAAATGTTCAAAAGTGGAGAGACTGCAATTGTGGGACAGTTTATACCTCTTGACTAGTAATATGACATCTCCTTGGCTGGTTGGTGGAGATTTTAATGTTATaatgaatgaagaagaaaaaataggaggTTTACCAGTTTTGCCACAAGAATATGAGGATTTTGCTTTTTGTCTGAATTCCTGTGAGTTGCATGAGATGCCTTTCAAAGGGAGTCCtttcacctggtggaatggtagggctACTAATGACTGCATTTTTAAGAGATTGGACAGGATTGTACATAATGATACATTTCAGAATTGGTTTGGACACTTAGGGGTGGAACATTTGTCAAGGACTGGTTCTAATCACGCACCATTACTTGTATCATGTGGAGATCAAGTGGAAAAGTTTGTTAAACCAttcagatttctcaaattctgg ctcaagatgaagaaactgaaaacTGCTTTAAGTACATGGAGTAAGACTACTTTTGGTgacatttttaaacaacttgCTATCAGAGAGGAAATAGTTAAGATTAAGGAGCAGTTGTTTGAAGAAAATCCATCTGAAGAAAATAGAatggtcatgcaaagggcacaagcAGAACTTAAGATGTATCTTCATTATGAGGAGgaattctggaggcaaaaagcCAGGATGGACTGTTTTTCTGAAGGTGATAAGAATACTAGATACTTCTATAGTCTAGTAAAAGGAAGAACAAAAAGAATCCAAATTAGGAGGATTAAAGATGATGctggtaattggcttgaggatGTTGATAGTGTTGCTGCTCAAGCTGTCAACTTTTTCCATAAGCAATTTACTCATGAAGAGGTTAGTGAAGATTCTCCAATTTTTAATCATATTCAAGAGCTGATCACAGAAGAGGATAATACACTACTTGCTGAACAACCTACTATGGAGGAAGTACAGAAGGTTGTATTTGAATTAAATGGGGATAGTGCCTGTGGCCTGATGGATTTTCTG gcacatggtttctttcattctacaAGGGGTGTCAAGCAAGGGGATCCACTCTCTCCTGCTCTTTTCATTATTGCTGCAGAAGTTCTTTCAAGGGCACTAAATTCTTTATTTGATTAG